In Hyphomicrobiales bacterium, a single window of DNA contains:
- the eda gene encoding bifunctional 4-hydroxy-2-oxoglutarate aldolase/2-dehydro-3-deoxy-phosphogluconate aldolase yields MNKQKQHRTEKILRAAPVVPVMVIEDVAQAVPLARALVKGGLPVLEITLRTAGALDAIRAIIAGVEGAIVGAGTVLSPVQLEMVAEAGCAFAVSPGSSPLLLDAADRIEMPLLPGGVTATEVMALLERGYHFQKFFPAEPAGGTAYLASLAQPLPQVKFCPTGGINAALAPSYLKLPNVITLGGSWMAPKAMMAGGDWAGIEKLARNAAALASTTTSDHVA; encoded by the coding sequence ATGAACAAGCAGAAACAACACCGGACGGAAAAAATCCTCCGCGCTGCCCCCGTGGTGCCCGTGATGGTGATCGAGGACGTTGCCCAGGCCGTGCCGCTGGCCCGCGCACTGGTGAAGGGCGGACTGCCCGTTCTGGAAATCACGCTGCGCACCGCTGGTGCACTCGACGCCATCCGCGCCATCATTGCCGGGGTTGAGGGCGCCATCGTGGGGGCGGGAACAGTGCTGTCACCGGTGCAGTTGGAAATGGTGGCGGAGGCGGGCTGTGCCTTCGCCGTCTCGCCGGGGTCATCGCCGCTACTGCTCGATGCGGCGGACAGGATCGAGATGCCGCTCCTGCCGGGTGGCGTCACCGCGACGGAAGTGATGGCGCTGCTGGAGCGCGGCTACCACTTCCAGAAGTTTTTCCCCGCTGAGCCCGCAGGCGGCACGGCCTATCTCGCATCGCTGGCCCAGCCTCTGCCGCAGGTGAAGTTCTGTCCCACCGGCGGCATCAACGCAGCACTCGCTCCGTCCTATCTCAAGTTGCCGAATGTCATCACCCTCGGCGGCTCGTGGATGGCGCCCAAGGCGATGATGGCGGGAGGCGATTGGGCAGGCATTGAAAAGCTGGCGCGCAATGCAGCCGCCCTCGCCAGCACAACCACGTCGGATCACGTCGCATGA
- a CDS encoding phosphogluconate dehydratase: MTVTSTISAVTEKLIARSRASRGRYLDRIARAQASTPARKTLGCANIAHGFAACGVQDKHALRHGEGPNLAIVTAYNDMLSAHQPFEHYPNIIREAARTAGGTAQVAGGVPAMCDGVTQGEAGMELSLFSRDVIALSTAVALSHQMFDTAVYLGVCDKIVPGLVIGALSFGHLPALFIPAGPMPSGMNNDDKGKVRQAYAEGKVSREELLEAEARSYHAPGTCTFYGTANSNQMLMEIMGLHLPGTTFVNPGSDLRDEITKAAARQALSITALGNQYTPIGKIYDEKSVVNGVVGLLATGGSTNHTMHLIAMAAAAGIVLTWDDLAELSQTVPLLARVYPNGYDDVNHFHAAGGMGVLIRELLGAGLLHKDVTTVMGTGLDGYLTAPVLEDGNLNWTRTPEASNNTGVLRGAADPFQPTGGLNVLKGNIGKAVIKSSAIPVERHIVEARAKVFHSQDELKTAFKNGLLNSDVIAVVRFQGPKANGMPELHSLTPSLSVLQNRGLVVGLVTDGRMSGASGKVPAAIHVTPEAADGGPIARIQDGDLIRIDAVNGTLQVLVDEAEFAARPLATANLVPNETGVGRELFAAFRRIAGRADQGASIFEVA, encoded by the coding sequence ATGACCGTCACCTCCACCATCTCCGCCGTCACCGAAAAACTGATCGCCCGCTCCCGGGCCTCGCGGGGCCGCTATCTCGACCGCATCGCCAGGGCGCAGGCGAGCACGCCCGCCCGCAAGACGCTGGGTTGCGCCAACATCGCCCACGGCTTTGCCGCCTGCGGCGTGCAGGACAAGCACGCCTTGCGCCATGGCGAAGGCCCCAACCTCGCGATTGTCACCGCCTACAACGACATGCTCTCGGCGCATCAGCCCTTCGAGCACTATCCCAACATCATTCGGGAAGCCGCCCGGACCGCAGGTGGCACAGCGCAGGTGGCCGGAGGCGTGCCCGCCATGTGCGATGGCGTGACGCAAGGCGAGGCGGGCATGGAACTCTCGCTCTTTTCGCGCGACGTGATCGCGCTCTCCACCGCCGTGGCCCTGTCGCACCAGATGTTCGATACGGCCGTGTATCTCGGTGTCTGCGACAAGATCGTGCCAGGCCTTGTGATCGGCGCCCTGTCCTTCGGGCACTTGCCAGCGCTGTTCATCCCCGCCGGCCCTATGCCCAGCGGCATGAACAACGATGACAAAGGCAAGGTCCGCCAGGCCTATGCCGAAGGCAAGGTGAGCCGCGAGGAATTGCTGGAGGCGGAAGCGCGCTCCTACCATGCGCCCGGCACCTGCACCTTTTACGGCACGGCCAATTCCAACCAGATGCTGATGGAGATCATGGGCCTGCACCTGCCGGGCACGACCTTCGTCAACCCGGGATCCGACCTGCGCGACGAAATCACCAAGGCCGCCGCCAGGCAGGCACTGTCCATCACCGCACTGGGCAACCAGTACACCCCCATCGGCAAGATCTATGACGAGAAGTCCGTGGTGAACGGCGTCGTGGGCCTGCTTGCCACGGGTGGTTCCACCAACCACACCATGCACCTGATCGCCATGGCGGCGGCGGCGGGGATTGTGCTGACCTGGGATGATCTCGCTGAACTCTCGCAAACCGTGCCGCTGCTCGCTCGCGTCTATCCCAACGGTTATGACGACGTGAACCACTTCCACGCGGCAGGCGGCATGGGCGTGCTGATCCGCGAATTGCTGGGCGCAGGCCTGCTCCACAAGGACGTGACGACGGTGATGGGCACGGGCCTTGATGGCTACCTCACCGCACCCGTGCTGGAAGACGGCAACCTGAACTGGACCCGCACGCCCGAGGCATCGAACAACACCGGGGTGCTGCGGGGCGCTGCCGATCCCTTCCAGCCCACGGGCGGCCTCAATGTGTTGAAAGGCAACATCGGCAAGGCGGTGATCAAGTCCTCCGCCATTCCCGTTGAACGTCACATCGTGGAGGCGCGCGCCAAGGTGTTCCATTCGCAGGACGAATTGAAGACGGCCTTCAAGAACGGCCTGCTGAACAGCGACGTGATCGCGGTCGTCCGCTTCCAGGGACCCAAGGCCAACGGCATGCCCGAACTTCATTCCCTCACACCGTCACTCAGCGTCTTGCAGAACCGCGGACTGGTGGTCGGCCTCGTCACCGACGGGCGCATGTCGGGTGCCAGCGGCAAGGTGCCCGCCGCCATTCACGTGACACCCGAGGCCGCCGATGGTGGACCGATCGCGCGCATCCAGGACGGCGACCTGATCCGCATCGACGCGGTGAACGGCACCTTGCAGGTTCTGGTCGATGAAGCGGAATTTGCCGCGCGGCCCCTGGCAACGGCAAACCTTGTCCCCAACGAAACAGGCGTTGGCCGCGAACTCTTCGCCGCCTTCCGCCGCATCGCAGGGCGGGCCGACCAGGGCGCATCAATCTTCGAGGTGGCGTGA
- a CDS encoding carbohydrate kinase — MILCCGEALIDFLPREGKDGALVYQPVNGGSVYNTAIALGRLDVPVALFAGMSSDFFGDSLREGLSASHVSLKYLRTKPQHTTLAFVKLDGGHARYSFIDDASAGRNLVKADLPKLPKAVAALHFGSISLIPEPEGGTYEALLKREARNRVISIDPNIRASLIKDRKAHLARLARMMALADIVKISDEDVAWMTGKNDLATAARKWLKSGAKVVAITRGGAGVEVFASGRQVSLAAPKVTVADTVGAGDTFTAGFLCQLQRNGLLSKAAVAALDEAQLAAAAAFAMKCAAVTVSRPGADPPWSQEVA; from the coding sequence ATGATCCTGTGCTGCGGGGAAGCCCTGATCGATTTTCTGCCGCGCGAAGGCAAGGACGGCGCGCTGGTTTACCAACCCGTGAACGGCGGCTCGGTCTACAACACCGCCATCGCGCTCGGGCGGCTTGATGTGCCGGTGGCGCTGTTTGCCGGCATGTCCAGCGACTTCTTCGGCGACAGCCTGCGCGAGGGGCTGAGCGCCAGCCATGTCAGCCTCAAATACCTGCGGACCAAGCCGCAGCATACCACGCTTGCCTTCGTGAAGCTGGATGGCGGCCATGCCCGCTACTCTTTCATTGACGATGCCTCTGCCGGGCGGAACCTGGTGAAGGCCGACCTGCCGAAGCTGCCCAAGGCCGTGGCGGCGCTCCACTTCGGATCGATTTCGCTCATCCCGGAACCGGAGGGCGGAACCTATGAGGCTCTGTTGAAGCGCGAGGCCCGAAACCGCGTCATCTCCATTGATCCCAACATCCGGGCGTCGCTCATCAAGGATCGCAAGGCGCATCTGGCGCGGCTGGCACGGATGATGGCGCTCGCCGACATCGTCAAGATTTCAGACGAGGACGTGGCGTGGATGACCGGCAAGAACGATCTCGCCACTGCTGCGCGCAAATGGCTGAAGTCAGGCGCCAAGGTCGTTGCCATCACGCGGGGCGGCGCCGGCGTTGAAGTCTTTGCGAGTGGCCGGCAGGTCTCGCTTGCCGCGCCAAAGGTGACGGTCGCGGATACGGTCGGAGCCGGTGACACGTTCACCGCGGGTTTCCTCTGCCAACTCCAGCGCAACGGTCTCCTAAGCAAGGCGGCGGTCGCGGCGCTGGATGAAGCGCAACTCGCTGCGGCTGCCGCCTTCGCCATGAAATGCGCCGCCGTCACGGTCTCGCGCCCCGGAGCCGATCCACCCTGGTCGCAAGAGGTGGCATGA
- a CDS encoding DUF599 family protein, giving the protein MPYDFDLPHLMAVGLIFLMWAAYGPILSLLGRGTLNAQLHVVRLRWMRMLLNSPRENRVIDAIMLGQLSNSMSFFGSATLILLAGLVGTLASINHVHASLTTMSFFPPMSLGVFSMNFASLTVIMAAAFFSFTYALRKLAYALAMIGGLNNADARTPHCTVMIAQTAVVLTESVKSLNNGIRGYYFAVSALFLFVGPYVAMAVTIAVSVLLLYRQGFSTESLAIERYVAAMNDLEVEAEREGRL; this is encoded by the coding sequence ATGCCCTACGACTTCGACCTTCCGCACCTCATGGCCGTCGGCCTCATCTTCCTGATGTGGGCGGCCTATGGCCCCATCCTTTCGCTCCTCGGGCGGGGCACGCTGAATGCGCAGTTGCATGTGGTGCGGCTGCGCTGGATGCGCATGCTGCTCAATTCGCCGCGCGAGAACCGGGTGATCGACGCGATCATGCTGGGGCAGCTTTCCAACAGCATGTCGTTCTTCGGCTCGGCCACGCTCATCCTGCTGGCGGGTCTCGTGGGCACGCTGGCCAGCATCAACCACGTGCATGCCTCCCTCACCACCATGAGCTTCTTTCCGCCCATGTCGCTCGGCGTGTTCTCGATGAATTTTGCGTCCCTTACTGTCATCATGGCGGCGGCGTTCTTTTCCTTCACCTATGCGTTGCGCAAGCTCGCCTACGCGCTGGCGATGATTGGCGGGCTGAACAACGCGGACGCACGCACGCCCCACTGCACGGTGATGATCGCGCAGACGGCAGTGGTGCTGACCGAGTCGGTGAAGAGCCTCAACAACGGCATCCGCGGCTATTACTTCGCTGTGTCTGCATTGTTCCTTTTCGTCGGACCCTACGTGGCGATGGCCGTCACCATCGCCGTCAGCGTGCTCCTGCTTTACCGTCAAGGCTTCTCCACCGAGTCACTCGCCATCGAACGCTATGTGGCGGCGATGAACGATCTGGAGGTGGAAGCCGAGCGCGAGGGCCGGTTGTGA
- the mtnA gene encoding S-methyl-5-thioribose-1-phosphate isomerase: MKINGQSYRTIWPSADGTAVEIIDQTKLPHLFETVTLRTLEDAANAISDMLVRGAPLIGATGAYGLALAMRADAGDVSLAQAHDTLVRTRPTAVNLKWALDAVQAVLSPLPPRERASAAFAEAAHIADEDVETCARLGEHGLNLIRAVWESQGRSRPVNILTHCNAGWLATVDWGTATAPIYKAVEAGIPVHVYVDETRPRNQGASLTAYELNSENIPHTVIVDNAGGHLMQHGMIDLCIVGTDRTTANGDVANKIGTYLKALAAHDNGVPFYVALPSSTVDWSMSDGLRDIPIETRSPREVTHITGLAGNGRLETVQLTPTGSAAINYGFDVTPARLVTGLITERGVCAATREGLTGLFPERR; encoded by the coding sequence ATGAAGATCAACGGCCAATCATACCGCACCATCTGGCCTTCGGCGGACGGCACTGCTGTCGAAATCATCGACCAGACGAAGCTGCCGCACCTCTTTGAAACGGTGACCTTGCGGACACTCGAAGACGCGGCCAACGCGATTTCGGACATGCTGGTGCGCGGTGCGCCGCTGATCGGCGCAACAGGGGCCTATGGCCTTGCCCTTGCGATGCGCGCTGATGCCGGTGACGTCAGCCTGGCGCAGGCTCACGACACGCTGGTCCGCACGCGGCCCACCGCCGTCAATCTGAAATGGGCGCTGGATGCTGTTCAGGCTGTCCTCAGCCCCTTGCCGCCGCGTGAGCGTGCCAGCGCAGCCTTCGCCGAAGCCGCCCACATCGCTGATGAAGACGTGGAAACATGCGCGCGCCTCGGCGAACACGGCCTCAATCTCATCCGCGCGGTGTGGGAGAGCCAGGGACGCTCGCGCCCCGTCAACATTCTCACCCACTGCAATGCGGGCTGGCTCGCAACGGTGGACTGGGGCACGGCCACGGCACCCATCTACAAGGCCGTGGAAGCCGGAATTCCCGTCCATGTCTATGTGGATGAAACGCGGCCCCGCAACCAGGGCGCCAGCCTCACCGCCTATGAACTCAACAGCGAAAACATTCCCCACACGGTGATCGTCGATAACGCCGGTGGCCACCTCATGCAGCATGGCATGATCGATCTCTGCATCGTGGGCACGGACCGCACCACGGCCAACGGCGACGTGGCCAACAAGATCGGCACCTACCTCAAGGCCCTGGCCGCCCACGACAACGGCGTGCCGTTCTATGTGGCGCTGCCATCCTCCACCGTGGACTGGAGCATGAGCGACGGCCTGCGTGACATCCCCATCGAGACGCGCTCGCCGCGCGAGGTCACGCACATCACCGGTCTTGCGGGCAATGGCCGGCTGGAAACAGTACAGCTCACGCCCACCGGAAGTGCCGCCATCAACTACGGCTTCGACGTGACACCCGCCCGCCTCGTGACCGGCCTCATTACCGAACGCGGCGTCTGTGCCGCCACGCGCGAAGGCCTGACGGGGCTCTTTCCGGAGCGGCGATAG
- the pgl gene encoding 6-phosphogluconolactonase, with product MGSGLGHRPDRARWPHLARRGHGVIRKHNTFATRADLAAALARDVAQALAARIAAAGSATLAVSGGTTPALFFTALSLQEIDWSKVTVTLVDERQVPEASPRSNAALVRKMLMAGKAAKARFVPLFENEAEASGLSLDVVVLGMGNDGHTASFFPGGDALAVAIDPQTEKNIVPLNAPAAGEPRLTFTLPKLLAASTLCLHIEGTGKMKVLDEAVRGSDAQAMPIRAVLAAATPLDLYWCP from the coding sequence ATGGGGTCCGGCCTCGGCCATCGCCCTGATCGAGCGCGATGGCCGCACCTGGCACGACGAGGGCATGGCGTGATCCGCAAGCACAACACCTTCGCCACCCGCGCGGACCTTGCCGCAGCGCTCGCCCGCGACGTGGCGCAGGCCCTCGCGGCAAGGATTGCAGCCGCAGGTTCTGCCACCCTCGCGGTCTCGGGTGGCACGACGCCGGCCCTGTTCTTCACCGCTCTGTCGCTGCAGGAGATCGACTGGAGCAAGGTTACGGTGACGCTGGTGGATGAGCGCCAGGTGCCGGAAGCAAGTCCGCGCTCCAACGCAGCACTTGTGCGCAAGATGCTGATGGCGGGCAAGGCCGCGAAGGCCCGCTTCGTGCCGCTTTTCGAAAATGAAGCGGAAGCATCAGGGCTCTCTCTTGATGTGGTGGTGCTTGGCATGGGCAATGACGGCCACACCGCCTCCTTCTTCCCCGGCGGCGATGCGCTGGCTGTGGCCATTGATCCGCAAACGGAGAAAAACATCGTTCCGTTGAACGCGCCCGCGGCAGGAGAGCCCCGGCTCACCTTCACGCTTCCGAAGTTGCTGGCGGCGTCCACCCTCTGCCTCCATATCGAAGGTACCGGAAAAATGAAGGTGCTGGACGAGGCCGTGAGGGGAAGCGATGCGCAAGCGATGCCCATCCGTGCCGTGCTCGCTGCGGCAACGCCACTTGATCTCTATTGGTGCCCCTGA
- the zwf gene encoding glucose-6-phosphate dehydrogenase: MTTRIIPVDDFDLVIFGATGDLSQRKLLPALFHRDEQGQLPDGACIIGTSRKPMTHDEFKAFAAEAIAPHAKAGNTPETVVQRFLARLRYYAAEATKDDGWLALEQELADRKDVIRVFYLAVGPDLFGAICERLGHHGLVTAKSRVVVEKPLGKSGASADALNNVIGKVFPEPAIYRIDHYLGKETVQNLMALRFANLLFEPLWNHKYIDHVQITVAETLGVEGRAGYYDTAGAVRDMVQNHLLQLLCLTAMEPPSCLSADAVRDEKLKVLKSLKPMTAERLENHIVRGQYRAGAAASGPVPGYLEELGNPSSETETFVALKAELRSWRWNGTPFYLRTGKRLPSRVSEIVVQFRNIPHNVFEASAGPPMPNRLVIRLQPNEGVQLDLMIKDPGPGGMRLQQVPVDMTFKEVFNVRNPDAYERLLTDVVRGNQTLFMRRDEVDAAWAWIDPILDYWKASHDVPKPYTAGTWGPASAIALIERDGRTWHDEGMA, from the coding sequence ATGACAACCCGCATCATCCCCGTCGACGATTTTGATCTCGTGATCTTCGGAGCCACCGGAGACCTGTCCCAGCGCAAGCTGCTGCCCGCACTCTTCCATCGTGATGAGCAGGGCCAGCTGCCCGACGGTGCCTGCATCATCGGCACCTCCCGCAAGCCCATGACCCACGATGAATTCAAGGCCTTCGCGGCGGAGGCCATTGCGCCTCATGCCAAGGCGGGCAACACGCCCGAAACCGTGGTGCAGCGCTTCCTCGCGCGCCTCCGCTATTATGCGGCGGAAGCCACGAAGGACGACGGCTGGCTGGCGCTGGAGCAGGAACTCGCCGACCGCAAGGACGTGATCCGCGTTTTCTATCTCGCCGTGGGCCCCGATCTCTTCGGCGCCATCTGCGAACGCCTGGGTCACCATGGCCTGGTGACGGCGAAGTCGCGCGTGGTGGTGGAAAAACCGCTGGGCAAGTCCGGCGCTTCGGCTGACGCGCTCAACAACGTCATCGGCAAGGTCTTCCCCGAACCCGCCATCTACCGCATCGATCATTACCTCGGAAAGGAGACGGTGCAGAACCTGATGGCGCTGCGCTTTGCCAATCTCCTTTTCGAGCCCCTGTGGAACCACAAGTACATTGACCACGTGCAGATCACCGTTGCCGAGACTCTGGGGGTCGAAGGCCGTGCCGGATATTATGATACGGCGGGCGCCGTGCGCGACATGGTGCAGAACCATCTGTTGCAGCTTCTTTGCCTCACTGCCATGGAACCACCCTCCTGCCTCAGCGCCGATGCGGTGCGCGACGAGAAGCTCAAGGTGCTGAAGTCGCTGAAGCCCATGACGGCGGAGCGGCTGGAGAACCATATCGTGCGCGGACAGTACCGCGCGGGCGCTGCGGCCTCCGGTCCGGTGCCGGGTTATCTGGAAGAGCTGGGCAATCCGTCCTCGGAGACGGAGACCTTCGTGGCGTTGAAGGCGGAGCTTCGCAGCTGGCGCTGGAACGGCACGCCCTTCTACCTCCGCACCGGAAAGCGCTTGCCATCGCGCGTGTCGGAGATCGTGGTGCAGTTCCGCAACATTCCGCACAATGTCTTCGAGGCCTCCGCCGGACCGCCCATGCCCAACCGGCTGGTGATCCGACTGCAACCCAATGAAGGCGTGCAGCTCGACCTGATGATCAAGGACCCGGGACCGGGCGGCATGCGCCTGCAGCAGGTGCCGGTGGACATGACCTTCAAGGAAGTCTTCAACGTCCGCAACCCGGATGCCTACGAACGCCTGCTCACCGACGTGGTTCGCGGCAACCAGACGCTCTTCATGCGCCGCGATGAAGTGGATGCCGCATGGGCCTGGATCGACCCCATCCTCGACTACTGGAAGGCCTCCCATGATGTGCCGAAGCCCTACACGGCAGGTACATGGGGTCCGGCCTCGGCCATCGCCCTGATCGAGCGCGATGGCCGCACCTGGCACGACGAGGGCATGGCGTGA
- the hrpB gene encoding ATP-dependent helicase HrpB: MEFPVDRIVPELSAALAANGAAVLVAEPGAGKTTRVPLLLKDAAWLGAKKIVMLEPRRLAARTSAKRMADTLGEAVGETVGYTVRLERKVSARTRIEVVTEGILTRRLQQDPELAGTGLVIFDEFHERSLDGDFGLALTLDVQRGLRPDLKILVMSATLDAEILCAHLGDAPLVQTAGRMFPVGITALERPTRFTLIDETVKAVARALRDVKGSLLVFLPGEGEIRRTAEALGKLDLPARTEVRPLYGALSFAEQDEAIRKPAEGERKIVLATTIAETSLTIEGIEAVIDTGLKRAPRFDPASGMTALETVRVSQASAEQRKGRAGRLGPGQCYRLWPEAETKALAAHDAPEIRVADLAPLALEMAQWGVTAREGLPWLEAPPAAAFAQAQDLLRQLGAIDATHSITPHGRAMARLPLHPRLAHMVVRAQALGAARAAAETAAMISERDGLPRDTSADIEARLLHLRGPARERIRQSARQIIDLLRCGEDTAGISHGVLLALAYPDRIAQRRGGNRFRMANGGGAVVAEHDGLAKAEFIAIALLDNAQADAKVFLAGILTRADIDRHFGDLITTQARGGWDAKQNAVIASETRTLGAIVLAEKPLPSPDAEALAKGMLDGVRAMGLSVLPWSEGANGLRQRIRFLARTMPDAGWPDVSDGALMATRDDWLLPYLAGMSRKNDLARLDMHAILRSLVPHALLSRIQALAPQRMEVPSGGHYRIDYDTDGDPVLRVRLQEMFGLHAAPQVAEGRARLRIELLSPAGRPVAVTQSLETFWTNAYADVRKDMRGRYPKHYWPENPLEAQAVAPRRLR, from the coding sequence ATGGAATTTCCCGTCGATCGCATCGTTCCCGAACTCTCCGCTGCCCTGGCGGCAAACGGGGCGGCTGTGCTGGTGGCGGAACCCGGTGCGGGCAAGACGACGCGGGTGCCGCTGCTTCTGAAAGACGCGGCATGGCTCGGGGCGAAGAAGATCGTCATGCTGGAGCCCCGGCGCCTCGCGGCGCGCACCTCGGCAAAGCGCATGGCCGACACCCTCGGCGAGGCAGTGGGCGAAACCGTGGGCTACACGGTGCGCCTCGAACGCAAGGTCTCGGCCAGGACGCGGATCGAAGTGGTCACCGAAGGCATCCTCACGCGGCGGCTGCAACAGGATCCGGAACTTGCTGGCACGGGCCTCGTCATCTTCGACGAATTCCACGAGCGCAGTCTTGATGGCGACTTCGGGCTGGCGCTGACGCTGGATGTGCAGCGGGGCCTGCGGCCCGACCTCAAGATTCTCGTGATGTCGGCAACCCTCGATGCGGAAATCCTGTGCGCGCATCTGGGCGATGCACCACTCGTGCAGACAGCGGGCCGCATGTTCCCGGTGGGTATCACGGCACTCGAACGCCCCACGCGCTTCACGCTGATTGACGAGACGGTGAAGGCCGTGGCCCGCGCCTTGCGCGACGTGAAGGGGAGCCTTCTCGTGTTCCTGCCGGGGGAAGGTGAAATCCGCCGCACCGCGGAGGCGCTGGGCAAGCTCGATCTGCCGGCCCGTACAGAGGTGCGGCCCCTCTATGGCGCGCTGTCCTTCGCTGAGCAGGACGAGGCGATCCGCAAGCCGGCGGAGGGGGAGCGCAAGATCGTGCTCGCCACCACCATCGCGGAAACCTCCCTCACCATCGAAGGCATTGAAGCGGTGATCGACACGGGGCTGAAGCGCGCGCCGCGCTTTGATCCGGCATCGGGCATGACGGCGCTGGAAACGGTGCGCGTGAGCCAGGCTTCGGCTGAACAGCGCAAGGGCCGCGCCGGTCGTCTCGGCCCCGGCCAGTGCTACCGGCTGTGGCCTGAGGCGGAAACGAAGGCGCTTGCCGCCCACGACGCGCCCGAAATCCGCGTGGCGGATCTTGCCCCGCTTGCGCTCGAGATGGCGCAGTGGGGCGTCACTGCGCGCGAAGGCCTGCCGTGGCTGGAAGCGCCGCCAGCCGCCGCCTTCGCGCAGGCGCAGGACCTGCTGCGGCAGCTGGGCGCCATTGATGCGACCCATTCCATCACGCCCCATGGCCGGGCCATGGCGCGTCTGCCGCTCCACCCGCGACTGGCGCACATGGTGGTGAGGGCGCAGGCGCTCGGTGCTGCCCGTGCAGCGGCGGAGACGGCGGCGATGATCAGCGAGCGCGACGGCCTGCCCCGCGACACGAGTGCCGACATCGAGGCCCGGCTCCTGCATCTGCGCGGCCCGGCGCGCGAGCGCATTCGCCAATCGGCCCGGCAGATCATCGATCTCCTGCGCTGTGGTGAAGACACGGCTGGGATTTCCCATGGCGTCCTGCTGGCCCTCGCCTATCCCGACCGCATTGCGCAACGGCGCGGCGGCAACCGCTTCCGCATGGCCAATGGCGGCGGTGCCGTGGTGGCGGAGCATGATGGGCTGGCCAAGGCTGAGTTCATCGCCATCGCGCTCCTCGACAACGCGCAGGCGGATGCCAAGGTGTTCCTCGCCGGTATCCTCACGCGCGCCGACATCGACCGGCATTTCGGCGATCTCATCACCACGCAGGCGCGGGGTGGCTGGGACGCGAAGCAGAATGCCGTGATCGCCAGCGAAACGCGCACGCTGGGGGCGATTGTGCTGGCAGAAAAGCCGCTGCCCTCACCCGATGCCGAAGCCCTGGCGAAGGGCATGCTGGATGGCGTGCGGGCGATGGGCCTTTCCGTCCTGCCGTGGAGCGAGGGCGCAAACGGGCTGCGCCAGCGCATCCGCTTCCTGGCGCGCACCATGCCGGACGCGGGCTGGCCTGATGTGTCGGATGGTGCCCTCATGGCAACACGCGACGATTGGCTGCTGCCCTATCTGGCGGGCATGAGCCGGAAGAACGACCTCGCACGCCTCGACATGCACGCCATCCTGCGCAGCCTCGTGCCGCACGCGCTTCTCTCGCGCATCCAGGCGCTTGCGCCACAGCGCATGGAGGTGCCGTCGGGCGGGCATTACAGGATCGACTATGACACCGATGGTGATCCGGTGTTGCGTGTGCGCCTGCAGGAGATGTTCGGGCTTCATGCGGCCCCGCAGGTGGCGGAGGGCCGGGCCCGGCTGCGGATCGAATTGCTGTCACCCGCGGGCCGGCCTGTTGCCGTCACGCAGTCACTCGAAACCTTCTGGACCAATGCCTATGCCGATGTGCGCAAGGACATGCGCGGACGCTATCCCAAACACTACTGGCCGGAGAATCCGCTGGAGGCGCAGGCCGTGGCCCCGCGCCGCTTGCGCTGA